In one Winogradskyella sp. MH6 genomic region, the following are encoded:
- a CDS encoding ABC transporter ATP-binding protein, protein MSDNVIEIRGIIRDFKLGQETVHVLKGIDLDIKRGEYVAIMGPSGSGKSTLMNLLGCLDTPTAGSYNLNGKDVSQMTDDELADIRNTEIGFVFQTFNLLPRTTALDNVALPMVYAGATKKERIDRASEVLTDVGLADRMDHKPNQLSGGQRQRVAVGRALVNKPSIILADEPTGNLDSKTSLEIMELFDQIHASGNTVIMVTHEEDIAAHAKRVIRLRDGMIESDTYN, encoded by the coding sequence ATGAGCGACAACGTCATTGAGATTAGAGGTATTATAAGAGATTTTAAATTAGGACAAGAAACCGTTCACGTTCTAAAAGGCATTGATTTAGATATTAAACGTGGCGAATATGTCGCCATTATGGGACCTTCGGGTTCTGGTAAATCTACGCTTATGAATCTTTTAGGATGCTTAGATACACCAACAGCCGGCTCTTACAACCTTAATGGTAAAGACGTGAGCCAAATGACAGATGATGAGTTGGCAGACATTAGAAATACCGAAATTGGTTTCGTTTTTCAAACCTTTAATCTATTACCAAGAACCACAGCTTTAGATAATGTTGCATTACCAATGGTCTATGCAGGTGCTACCAAAAAAGAACGAATTGATAGAGCTTCTGAAGTCTTAACCGATGTTGGTCTGGCTGACCGCATGGATCACAAACCTAATCAGCTATCTGGTGGACAAAGACAACGTGTTGCTGTTGGTAGAGCTTTGGTAAACAAACCTTCCATTATTTTGGCTGATGAGCCTACAGGTAATTTAGATTCCAAAACTTCTTTGGAGATCATGGAATTGTTTGATCAAATCCATGCTTCTGGCAACACGGTAATTATGGTAACGCACGAGGAAGATATTGCCGCACATGCCAAACGCGTTATCCGTTTACGTGATGGTATGATTGAGAGCGATACTTATAATTAA
- a CDS encoding cob(I)yrinic acid a,c-diamide adenosyltransferase, with amino-acid sequence MKVYTKTGDKGTTALFGGTRVPKHHIRIESYGTIDELNSHIGLIRDQDIDQLYKNTLMHIQDRLFTVGAILATDPEKATLKNGEQRLKIPKISNEDIERLEKEMDAMEASLPPMTHFVLPGGHQTVSFCHIARTVCRRAERIASHLNDLEPFQPETLMYINRLSDYLFVLARKLSHDLHAEEIKWIPQKES; translated from the coding sequence ATGAAAGTATACACAAAAACAGGAGATAAAGGCACTACTGCACTATTTGGTGGCACACGTGTTCCTAAACATCATATTCGCATAGAAAGTTACGGTACTATTGACGAACTTAACTCGCATATAGGTCTCATCAGAGATCAAGACATTGACCAACTATATAAAAATACCCTAATGCATATTCAGGATCGTTTATTCACTGTTGGTGCAATTTTAGCAACCGATCCCGAAAAAGCCACCCTAAAAAATGGTGAGCAACGCTTAAAAATTCCAAAAATATCAAACGAGGATATAGAACGTTTGGAAAAAGAAATGGACGCCATGGAAGCAAGTTTACCACCAATGACACATTTTGTGCTACCTGGTGGCCACCAAACCGTGTCATTCTGTCACATAGCACGTACAGTGTGCCGCAGAGCTGAGCGAATAGCCTCTCACCTTAATGATTTAGAGCCTTTTCAACCAGAAACGCTCATGTACATTAACCGCCTTTCTGACTACCTTTTTGTGTTGGCACGGAAGTTGTCTCATGACTTACACGCTGAAGAAATAAAATGGATTCCTCAAAAAGAATCGTAG
- a CDS encoding DUF2795 domain-containing protein has protein sequence MYWTLELASYLSDAPWPATKDELIDYAIRTGAPLEVVENLQAIEDEGDSYDSIEEIWPDYPTDEDYLWNEDEY, from the coding sequence ATGTATTGGACATTAGAATTAGCATCGTATTTAAGTGATGCACCTTGGCCAGCAACAAAAGATGAGCTTATAGACTACGCGATTAGAACAGGAGCACCTCTAGAAGTTGTAGAAAATTTACAAGCAATAGAAGACGAAGGAGATTCTTACGATTCTATCGAAGAAATTTGGCCAGACTATCCAACAGATGAAGATTACCTCTGGAACGAGGATGAATATTAA
- the secA gene encoding preprotein translocase subunit SecA, with amino-acid sequence MGILDKVLKVFVGDKSKQDVSAIKPIVDKIKTFEQALEALSHDELRAKTAEFKEKIAEARKPLLERQNELLAKAEQTEDIDEREDIYQEADKIEDDIYEVTEDVLNDILPEAFAVVKETAKRFVHNTEIPVTANAFDREVSGDKDYVTLDGDQAIWANSWDAAGKPITWDMIHYDVQLIGGIAMHQGKIAEMQTGEGKTLVATLPVYLNALAGKGVHLVTVNDYLAKRDSAWMAPIFEFHGLSVDCIDYHTPNSDARRKAYNADITYGTNNEFGFDYLRDNMAHSPEDLVQRPHHYAIVDEVDSVLIDDARTPLIISGPIPKGEEHEFDVLKPKVQQIEEVQRKYLVGVLAEAKKLIASGDTKEGGFQLLRVYRGIPKNKALIKFLSEEGVKQLLQKTENFYMQDNNREMHKIDAELYYVIDEKNNQVELTDKGVEYLSGKDDPNFFVMPEMGTEIAKIENKGLSSEEEAVLKEELFRDFGIKSERIHTLNQLLKAYALFEKDVQYVVMDNKVMIVDEQTGRIMDGRRYSDGLHQAIEAKENVKIEAATQTFATVTLQNYFRMYRKLSGMTGTAVTEAGEFWEIYKLDVVEIPTNRPIARDDREDLVYKTKREKYNAVIDEVVELSNAGRPVLIGTTNVEISELLGKMLSIRKIPHNVLNAKQHKREAEIVAEAGNAGQVTIATNMAGRGTDIKLSNDVKEAGGLAIVGTERHDSRRVDRQLRGRAGRQGDPGSSQFYVSLEDNLMRLFGSERIAKMMDRMGLKEGEVIQHSMISKSIERAQKKVEENNFGVRKRLLEYDDVMNAQREVVYKRRRHALHGERLRVDLANMIFDTSEGIAISNKAANDFKNFEFELIRYFSMASPITEAEFAKMGEQEIAGVIYKEAFKHYREKMQRAADLAYPVIENVYNTQRDRFKRIVVPFTDGVKNLQVVTDLEKAYETKGKQLINDFEKNITLAIVDDAWKTHLRKMDELKQSVQLAVHEQKDPLLIYKFEAFELFKTMIDQVNKDVISFLFKGEIPQETANTIQEAKQRKQEKLETQKEEIPNMDERAAQSRAAGQGASRQQQQVVETIVREQPKIGRNDKVTIKHVMSGESKEVKYKQAIPLIDKGEWVLVND; translated from the coding sequence ATGGGCATATTAGATAAAGTACTAAAGGTATTTGTAGGAGACAAATCTAAACAAGACGTTAGTGCCATTAAACCAATCGTAGACAAAATAAAAACATTTGAACAAGCACTTGAAGCCTTATCTCATGACGAGTTAAGGGCAAAAACAGCTGAGTTCAAAGAAAAAATAGCTGAAGCACGTAAACCACTTCTAGAAAGACAAAACGAACTTTTAGCTAAAGCTGAACAAACAGAAGACATAGACGAGCGCGAAGACATCTACCAAGAGGCAGATAAAATAGAAGACGATATCTACGAAGTTACCGAAGATGTTCTTAACGACATTTTACCTGAAGCCTTTGCCGTAGTTAAGGAAACTGCTAAGCGTTTTGTTCACAATACTGAAATTCCGGTAACTGCAAATGCTTTTGACAGAGAAGTTTCTGGTGACAAAGATTACGTTACTTTAGATGGTGACCAAGCTATTTGGGCAAACTCTTGGGATGCGGCTGGTAAGCCTATCACTTGGGATATGATTCACTATGATGTGCAGTTAATTGGTGGTATTGCAATGCATCAAGGAAAAATTGCAGAGATGCAAACTGGTGAAGGCAAAACCTTAGTAGCTACACTTCCTGTATACTTAAATGCCTTAGCTGGTAAAGGTGTTCACCTTGTTACAGTTAACGATTACCTAGCAAAACGTGATAGCGCTTGGATGGCTCCAATTTTTGAGTTCCATGGCTTAAGTGTAGATTGTATAGATTACCACACACCAAACTCAGATGCACGTCGCAAAGCGTATAATGCAGATATCACTTATGGTACTAATAACGAATTTGGTTTCGATTACTTACGTGATAACATGGCACATTCGCCAGAAGATTTAGTACAACGTCCACATCACTACGCTATTGTCGATGAGGTCGATTCCGTATTAATTGATGATGCTCGTACACCGTTGATTATTTCTGGTCCTATCCCAAAAGGAGAAGAACATGAGTTTGATGTACTTAAACCAAAAGTGCAACAAATTGAAGAAGTACAACGCAAATACTTAGTAGGAGTCTTAGCAGAAGCTAAAAAACTAATTGCGTCTGGAGACACTAAAGAAGGTGGTTTCCAACTATTACGCGTGTATAGAGGTATTCCAAAAAATAAAGCCTTAATTAAGTTTTTGAGTGAAGAAGGTGTAAAACAATTACTTCAAAAAACTGAAAACTTCTACATGCAAGATAACAATAGAGAAATGCACAAAATTGATGCAGAACTTTATTATGTTATCGACGAGAAGAACAATCAAGTTGAATTAACAGATAAAGGTGTTGAATACCTTTCTGGCAAGGACGATCCTAATTTCTTCGTGATGCCAGAAATGGGAACCGAAATCGCAAAGATTGAAAACAAAGGGCTTTCATCTGAAGAAGAGGCGGTTCTTAAAGAAGAATTATTCAGAGACTTCGGTATTAAATCTGAACGTATTCACACCCTTAACCAATTACTAAAAGCGTATGCGCTTTTTGAAAAAGACGTACAGTACGTAGTAATGGACAACAAGGTAATGATCGTAGATGAGCAGACTGGTCGTATTATGGATGGTCGTCGTTATTCTGACGGATTACACCAAGCGATTGAAGCTAAGGAAAATGTAAAGATTGAAGCTGCTACACAAACGTTTGCAACGGTTACGCTTCAAAATTACTTTAGAATGTACCGTAAACTATCTGGTATGACAGGTACTGCGGTTACTGAAGCTGGCGAGTTCTGGGAAATCTACAAATTAGATGTGGTTGAAATACCAACTAACAGACCAATTGCCAGAGACGACAGAGAAGATTTAGTTTACAAGACAAAACGCGAAAAATACAATGCTGTAATCGATGAAGTTGTAGAATTATCTAACGCAGGAAGACCTGTGCTAATTGGTACAACCAACGTAGAAATTTCTGAGCTTTTAGGTAAAATGTTGAGCATTCGTAAGATTCCACATAACGTACTTAACGCGAAGCAGCACAAACGTGAAGCAGAGATTGTTGCCGAAGCTGGTAATGCTGGTCAGGTAACAATTGCTACTAACATGGCTGGTCGTGGTACAGATATTAAGTTGAGTAATGATGTTAAAGAAGCTGGTGGTTTAGCCATTGTTGGTACAGAGCGTCACGATTCACGTCGTGTAGACCGACAGTTACGTGGTAGAGCTGGTCGTCAGGGAGATCCAGGAAGTTCGCAATTCTATGTGTCTCTAGAAGATAACTTAATGCGTCTATTTGGTTCTGAGCGTATCGCTAAAATGATGGATAGAATGGGACTTAAGGAAGGTGAAGTGATTCAGCATTCTATGATTTCTAAGTCTATTGAGCGCGCTCAGAAAAAAGTTGAAGAAAACAACTTTGGTGTTCGTAAGCGTTTGTTAGAGTATGATGATGTTATGAACGCTCAGCGTGAAGTGGTTTACAAACGTCGTCGTCATGCTTTACATGGTGAGCGTCTTCGTGTAGATTTAGCGAACATGATTTTTGATACGTCGGAAGGTATTGCAATAAGCAACAAAGCTGCTAACGACTTCAAAAACTTTGAGTTTGAGTTAATCCGTTATTTCTCAATGGCATCTCCAATTACTGAAGCAGAATTTGCTAAAATGGGTGAGCAAGAAATAGCTGGTGTTATCTACAAAGAAGCCTTTAAGCACTATCGCGAAAAAATGCAACGTGCGGCTGACTTAGCCTATCCTGTAATTGAAAATGTGTACAACACGCAACGCGACAGATTTAAGCGTATCGTTGTGCCATTTACAGATGGTGTTAAGAATTTACAGGTTGTAACAGACTTAGAAAAAGCTTACGAAACAAAAGGTAAGCAGTTAATTAATGATTTTGAAAAGAACATTACACTTGCCATTGTAGATGACGCTTGGAAAACACATTTACGTAAAATGGATGAGCTAAAGCAGTCTGTACAGTTAGCAGTACACGAGCAAAAAGATCCGTTATTGATTTATAAGTTTGAAGCTTTTGAGCTATTTAAAACTATGATAGATCAGGTGAATAAAGATGTTATTTCATTCTTATTTAAAGGTGAAATTCCTCAGGAAACTGCCAACACCATTCAAGAAGCAAAACAACGTAAGCAAGAGAAGCTCGAAACTCAGAAAGAAGAAATTCCAAACATGGATGAGCGTGCAGCGCAAAGCAGAGCTGCAGGACAAGGAGCGTCTCGCCAACAGCAACAAGTGGTAGAAACTATTGTTAGAGAGCAACCAAAAATTGGCCGTAACGACAAAGTAACCATTAAACATGTGATGAGTGGTGAAAGCAAAGAAGTAAAATACAAACAAGCCATTCCTTTAATTGATAAGGGAGAATGGGTTTTGGTTAATGATTAA